A region of Chelonoidis abingdonii isolate Lonesome George chromosome 8, CheloAbing_2.0, whole genome shotgun sequence DNA encodes the following proteins:
- the MTERF4 gene encoding transcription termination factor 4, mitochondrial, which produces MHSSSSLGAIRELSGRAASVLQGCRLVPSTHLPVTRQSWLCVFPSAGSPASFCPLLSSGPRLASVAPSEWRGGGLSSSGWEQDSNEPAPSGKLLEAVRLSLAAQQRQADIGNSELGKMLNSFSDMGFSNAQIMQLFGLQPRLAPQTRLAVVSELLLLGLDADSTLKVLQKSPEVLRMTAQQLRHRADYLRRLDLGEGNLQHVVSHCPSIFTLSWKKIDAVVRVFKEKCIFTVDQVTEILHHCPNVLLEEPHDLEYKFQYVYFRMGVKHKAVVKSGLFRTPIAEVKNRHIFLERLGLYQTPDKKGQTQIVNPKLKEIIQVSEGDFLAKIAHSSLEEFEVFKKLLAREEGEGVQDIASEERDSASEGEGEMSDSEEGN; this is translated from the exons atgcacagcagcagcagcctgggcgCGATACGAGAGTTATCGGGGCGCGCGGCCTCG GTCCTGCAGGGATGCAGACTGGTTCCCAGCACCCATCTCCCTGTTACAAGACAGTCATGGTTGTGTGTCTTTCCATCTGCTGGATcgcctgcctctttctgccctctGTTAAGCAGTGGGCCTAGACTAGCGTCCGTGGCCCCATCAGAATGGAGAGGTGGGGGCTTGTCCTCTTCTGGTTGGGAGCAGGATAGCAATGAGCCAGCACCCAGTGGAAAGCTCCTGGAAGCTGTCCGTCTGTCCCTGGCGGCACAGCAGAGACAAGCTGATATAGGGAACTCGGAGCTGGGGAAGATGTTGAATTCATTCTCTGACATGGGATTCAGTAACGCCCAGATAATGCAGCTGTTTGGGTTGCAGCCCAGGCTGGCTCCTCAGACACGGCTGGCGGTGGTTTCCGAGCTCCTCCTGTTGGGCTTGGATGCTGACTCCACGCTGAAGGTCTTGCAGAAGAGCCCTGAAGTGCTAAGGATGACAGCCCAGCAGCTGAGGCATCGTGCAGACTACCTGCGGAGACTGGACCTCGGAGAAG GGAACCTGCAGCATGTGGTGAGCCACTGCCCCAGTATCTTCACCTTGTCCTGGAAGAAAATAGATGCAGTGGTGCGGGTGTTCAAGGAGAAGTGTATTTTCACAGTGGATCAGGTGACAGAGATTCTGCATCACTGCCCCAATGTCCTGTTGGAGGAACCGCATGACCTGGAATACAAATTCCAG TACGTGTACTTCAGAATGGGAGTAAAGCACAAAGCAgtggtgaaatctggtctcttccGAACTCCAATAGCTGAGGTCAAGAACCGGCACATCTTCTTAGAGCGCCTGGGGCTTTATCAAACCCCTGACAAGAAAGGCCAGACCCAGATCGTCAACCCGAAACTGAAGGAGATCATCCAAGTCTCAGAAGGGGACTTCCTGGCCAAGATAGCCCACTCCTCCCTGGAGGAGTTTGAGGTCTTTAAGAAGCTGCTGGCtcgggaggagggagagggagttcaGGATATAGCATCTGAAGAGAGAGACTCAGCCAgcgaaggggaaggggaaatgtcTGACAGTGAGGAAGGAAACTGA